TTGGTAGGTGGTGTCGATGGTTGGGCGGCCAAGTGCATCTCGCACTTTTCCATGCGCCAAAACGAGTTTATACCAAGCGCCCAGCTCGAATTCTTCAGCGGGTTTGAGTTTAAAACTTTTTGCGTCTTGAAAAATCAATTTGCTTTCTATCGGCGCATAGCTGGTGTCTATCAGCTTATAGAGCGAAAGGGCTTGTTTGAGCGAAGTTCTGGAAACAGGTCGCGAGAACGCAAGCGAAAGGGTTTTGCCATCAGCCGTTGGGAGGTCATTATAAAGAAGGCCGCTCGTGCTATCCATGAACGGAATTTGAAATAGTGCTTTGAGCGAGTCGGGCTCTTGGACTCCGAAAAAAGGGACTTTTTGATTTTTTGCCACATTCCCAAATTCGTCGTGAGGACCATTTACGGAAAGCTCGTAATAATGGTCAGCAATGAGTGAATCGATAGAAAGGTAAAAGTATTGCCAGTCCGATTGGTATTCGATGGAAAAATCATAGACGCGCACAGGCGCAAGCGCCGTTGAGTCAAAAAGCGAGAAATTACTGGCGGCGGCATCCTTAGACACAAGTTTCCGATTAAACTTTACCGCAATTTGATTTGACGTGACAGGCGTGACCGATTGTAGTTCAACGGCAGTCGTATCTTCTTGTGCAAAACGAAGCTTTAAATTGCTCATACCGGTTTGGATAAGTGAGTCCGTTGGTACAGCAAAAGGCTCTGTGCCGAGGTCGTAGAGCATGTTCTGGTTCTTATCTGTAATGGCGACGATACGATAGCGCCCAATAGCCAGATAGCGAAGGGAAAAGTCGCCAGCCGCATCCGTTTGGGCAATGTAATCAGGCACAACTTTTGAGGGATTGAGCGTATCGGGAATGCCTGATGCGGGTTCGGGCAAAAGATACGCCATAACTAATGCTCCCGATGCCGGTCGGCTGAGTTCGGTAAAAACGCGTCCTGAAATCCCGCCAGAGTCAACCACCTCGCCTGTGGAAAATGCAAACGTATATGATTTTGGCAACTTATTGCCGCGCGTGTCTTGCAGGGAATTGGTAATGGTAACGGTGTAGGTTCGGTTGTCTTTGAGCGTGTCATACAAAATGATGTCGACTTCTTTATAGCCGTCCCATTCAATTTCGTAATCCGTAATGGCAGGTGAAAAAAATAGTGCGGATGCCAAAGTGGAGCGCGACATGTACTTATCGAAGTAAAGTCGTAAGTGGTTGCCTGAAAACCGGATAGCTGCTGAATCCGGTTCGGTTCGCACAACATGCGGCGGGGTTTTATCCTCAGGTCCACCGGTTGGGGCACGCTGGGATGCGCAAGAGAGAACGAACCATGAAAGGGCGAGAATCAAAAGGACGACGCGCAAGCTAAACTCCAATGCCGTTAAAATGAGCTAAGATAATACCTTAGGTTGCTTATCCGGTCAAAATTTTGTAAATTACACATTCAACTATTTTGCCGGTAGCGTAAGCCAAAAATTTATATAAACTTAAACAGATGCCCAAAAAAAAACTAAAGGTTCTATTTGTTTCAGGTGAAGTAGTGCCATTTGCCAAAACAGGAGGATTAGCCGATGTGCTTGGTTCATTGCCGCAAGCAGTTGAAGATCGCAGCAATGAGGCAAGAATTATGATGCCTAAATATGGCGTGATTAACGACAGGAAATTTCGCTTGCACGATGTTCTGCGTTTGAAAGAGATTCCTGTTCAAGTCGATAAGCAAACAGAAATTCTCAGCGTAAAAGTTACGGCATTGCCTTCAAGCAAAATTCAAACGTATTTCCTCTACCACGAAGGTTATTTTAAGCGCAATGGATTATATGTGGATGCCGAGACGAAAAAAGATTACCCTGACAACGACGAGCGGTTTATCTTCTTCAACCGCGGCGTTTTGGAAACCCTGAAGTTTTTAGGTTGGAAGCCGGATATTATTCACTGCAACGATTGGATGTCGGCATTGATTCCTGCATATCTGAAGCTGGTGTATCAGGATGATCCGTTCTTCAACGATATCAAAACCATCTTTACCATTCACAATCTTTCCTATCAAGGTTCTTTTGACAAAAAGGCGCTTCAAAAATCGGGTTTCCCTGAAGACGCCTTCACACCGGATGGCCTCGAGTTCTACGATCGATTCAATTTTATGAAAATTGGATTGGTTTATGCCGATGTGATTACGACTGTTTCTGAAACCTATGCTGCAGAGATTTGCAAAGATAATGAGCTCGCGTGCGGCATGAAAGGTATTTTAGAGCGTCGCCAAAAAGATATTTATGGGATTTTAAGCGGGATTGACGAGTCCGTGTGGTCGCCGAAGAAAGACGAATTGCTGTCTAAAACTTATACGGAAAGCGATTACAAGGAAGGCAAAGCGGCCAATAAAGCAGCGCTGCTCGAGAAATACAAACTGCCCCAAAAAGAAGGGGTGCCGATGATTGGCATTATTTCGCGATTGGTAGATCACAAAGGCGTTGATTTAATTATCGAAGCATTTGACGAGCTGATTCACTCGGAGCTCCAAATTGTTGTGTTAGGCTCAGGCGAAAAAGAATACGAAGACTTTTTCCTTTCCGCTGCGCAGAAATATCCAGACAAAATTGGGGTAAATATTTCCTTCGACGAAGAACTGGCTCACCTCATTGAAGGTGGTTCGGATATGTTTCTCATGCCAAGCCGTTTTGAGCCATGTGGCATGAACCAAATGTACAGCCTGAAATACGGCACGGTTCCAATTGTTCGCGCAACGGGCGGCCTTTCCGATACCGTTAAGCCGTTCAAAGATGGTGAAGGAAACGGGTTTGTCTTCAAAAAATATGCCGCAGCCGATATGATGCTCGCGATTAACGAGGCGTTAAAAACTTTTCAGGACAAAGGCGCATGGGCAAAACTGATTGAAAATGGCATGAGCGAAGATTTCTCTTGGAAATCCTCCGCTGAAAAATATGATGAGTTGTACGTCAAATTGCTTGAAGAAGAAATTTAACGATGTCTATAAAAGCGAAGGTTCTGTTTTTAGATAGAGACGGTACGATTAATGAAGATTTAATTGGGGGTTACGTCACTGAATTGGACCAATTTCGGCTGATTCCAAAATCGGATGAAGCCATTGCGCTTGCACGCAAGGCCGGCTTTAAGATTGTCATTGTAAGCAATCAAGCCTGCCTTGCAAAAGGCATGGCTTCTGAGGAAAAAATCAACGCCGTGAATGCCTACATGCAATCGCTTCTTATCAAAAACGGGGCGAGCTACGACCTCTGCTATTTTGCCCCTTACCATCCAAAGTATCCGCACCCGAAATACGATGCCTACAAGTCGTGGCGAAAGCCGGAAACCGGAATGGTGGCGCAGGCTTTGCAAGATTTCCAAAAGATGGGGCTTGAAGTAGACAAAAATGACTCGTACTTTATCGGCGATAAGCAAGTGGATGTGCTTTGTGGAAAGCGTTCGGGGCTTCGCCAAATTTTGGTGCGAACGGGTCATGGGGAAGTCGATGCCTGCCGCGAAAAAGACACTCACCCGGAATTCATTGCCGACGATCTTTACGACGCTGTTGCCAATTACATCCTTCCGAAATATTCCGGCGGGAATGCTTAGCACGTTCAACGAGCTTTACCTTGCAAGAATTTTATCAACATCTTTTTACACATTCATTAATGAAAAGCCGCAGTTCGTTTTCGAGTTTTCTTTCCTTGTGTGGTCTTCTTGCCGTTCTTTTTGGCACGTTTGCCTGTAGTTCCGATGATGCTGACCTGATTGGGCCCAATAGCAAATTCATCACGGCAAACGAGATTTTCCAGTTCGATTCCGATACAGTCGATGCAAGCAATATGACGTTTGAATCATTTGCCATCGATAGCGGAGCATACACCAGCGGTTACAGTTTTGTGGGCATGGGCAGCATTAATGGAACTGGCATGGGCAAAGAGGTTTTGGCCACAACCTACTTGAATTTTGATGCGGACTTTCCAGACATCGATGCGGCCACAGCCATGAGCGCCGCGCTGGTTTTAAAACTCGACGATTGGGTCGACTCGACTGATGGCGGGCAAATTCAAGTCAGTATTTACGAGGTTTCCGACTATTGGGACGAGGATGAAGTTCGCTCGCGCACCCCGATTGGTTTGGGCTCGCTGCTCGGCTCTGCAACATTTAACATTGCGGACAGTTCGGCGCAAACCATTTCGCTATCGCAAGCGTTTGCGGCAGCCTTGCTGGAAGAGCTTCAAAAAGGCGATGACTATTTTCCCGATAGCAGCAAAGGCCTGGCAATTGTTTCAACATCAGGAACAACCCTGGCCAGAATTGAAGACGATGATACGAAACTTCGCTTGGTGTTGAACCGGCAAACCACTTCAGGTGAAACGGAAGTGTTAAGCAAATTAATGGATGTGGAAAGTGAAGCCTACACGGTTTCTCCCAATTTTTCATCGTTCGAAACCGATGGCATGTATGTTCAATCAACCACAGGCTACCGCACTTCCCTGAAGTTTGATCTCTCTTGGCTAAATCCTGAATATCAAATTGCCAACGCGACGCTGAGTTTTTCACGCGATACGCTGTATTCAACTGTCGAAGAGTCGAACAATTACGTTTCTGTGTATTACAGCGATGAAGATGGGGAAATCGATACCGATTTTTCCAGCGCGCTGGCCTCGCCTGATTCCACAACGGGCGATATGCTTTTCACCGTGACGGTGACGGATATGGTGCAAAATTGGGCATCTGAGCCGGACAATAACAATGGTTTTCTTTTAGTGGCTTATCGTGAGGTCAGTCAGTTTGAAACCTGGAAATTTTATAAT
Above is a window of Chloroherpeton thalassium ATCC 35110 DNA encoding:
- a CDS encoding Ig-like domain-containing protein produces the protein MEFSLRVVLLILALSWFVLSCASQRAPTGGPEDKTPPHVVRTEPDSAAIRFSGNHLRLYFDKYMSRSTLASALFFSPAITDYEIEWDGYKEVDIILYDTLKDNRTYTVTITNSLQDTRGNKLPKSYTFAFSTGEVVDSGGISGRVFTELSRPASGALVMAYLLPEPASGIPDTLNPSKVVPDYIAQTDAAGDFSLRYLAIGRYRIVAITDKNQNMLYDLGTEPFAVPTDSLIQTGMSNLKLRFAQEDTTAVELQSVTPVTSNQIAVKFNRKLVSKDAAASNFSLFDSTALAPVRVYDFSIEYQSDWQYFYLSIDSLIADHYYELSVNGPHDEFGNVAKNQKVPFFGVQEPDSLKALFQIPFMDSTSGLLYNDLPTADGKTLSLAFSRPVSRTSLKQALSLYKLIDTSYAPIESKLIFQDAKSFKLKPAEEFELGAWYKLVLAHGKVRDALGRPTIDTTYQLRFQIAGLDRFGGIEGRVQSKKLGKIIISAWPLGKSYNYRTMVENTIGSAAFEFPVLPEGMYTLSAFQAENRTAATTAYAAWDGGKAFPTKPAENFTIGKDTVRVRKRWTTSDLILKLE
- the glgA gene encoding glycogen synthase GlgA, whose protein sequence is MPKKKLKVLFVSGEVVPFAKTGGLADVLGSLPQAVEDRSNEARIMMPKYGVINDRKFRLHDVLRLKEIPVQVDKQTEILSVKVTALPSSKIQTYFLYHEGYFKRNGLYVDAETKKDYPDNDERFIFFNRGVLETLKFLGWKPDIIHCNDWMSALIPAYLKLVYQDDPFFNDIKTIFTIHNLSYQGSFDKKALQKSGFPEDAFTPDGLEFYDRFNFMKIGLVYADVITTVSETYAAEICKDNELACGMKGILERRQKDIYGILSGIDESVWSPKKDELLSKTYTESDYKEGKAANKAALLEKYKLPQKEGVPMIGIISRLVDHKGVDLIIEAFDELIHSELQIVVLGSGEKEYEDFFLSAAQKYPDKIGVNISFDEELAHLIEGGSDMFLMPSRFEPCGMNQMYSLKYGTVPIVRATGGLSDTVKPFKDGEGNGFVFKKYAAADMMLAINEALKTFQDKGAWAKLIENGMSEDFSWKSSAEKYDELYVKLLEEEI
- a CDS encoding D-glycero-alpha-D-manno-heptose-1,7-bisphosphate 7-phosphatase; its protein translation is MSIKAKVLFLDRDGTINEDLIGGYVTELDQFRLIPKSDEAIALARKAGFKIVIVSNQACLAKGMASEEKINAVNAYMQSLLIKNGASYDLCYFAPYHPKYPHPKYDAYKSWRKPETGMVAQALQDFQKMGLEVDKNDSYFIGDKQVDVLCGKRSGLRQILVRTGHGEVDACREKDTHPEFIADDLYDAVANYILPKYSGGNA
- a CDS encoding DNRLRE domain-containing protein, with product MKSRSSFSSFLSLCGLLAVLFGTFACSSDDADLIGPNSKFITANEIFQFDSDTVDASNMTFESFAIDSGAYTSGYSFVGMGSINGTGMGKEVLATTYLNFDADFPDIDAATAMSAALVLKLDDWVDSTDGGQIQVSIYEVSDYWDEDEVRSRTPIGLGSLLGSATFNIADSSAQTISLSQAFAAALLEELQKGDDYFPDSSKGLAIVSTSGTTLARIEDDDTKLRLVLNRQTTSGETEVLSKLMDVESEAYTVSPNFSSFETDGMYVQSTTGYRTSLKFDLSWLNPEYQIANATLSFSRDTLYSTVEESNNYVSVYYSDEDGEIDTDFSSALASPDSTTGDMLFTVTVTDMVQNWASEPDNNNGFLLVAYREVSQFETWKFYNPSEDAGLRPRLTITYVVSQ